One window from the genome of Myxococcota bacterium encodes:
- a CDS encoding TlpA disulfide reductase family protein, giving the protein MSSFRTLLCAASCGFALAAAGPARAADVGAPAPDCALTPLSGQGMQQLRALRGEVVWVDFWATWCGRCIESFSFLDALQRELGDDGLRVVAVNVNEHAADARDFLAKHPVSFSPLFDPGGRCAREFAVQGMPSSYLVDRHGVIRAVYLGFRSGEGPELRARARELLAESSR; this is encoded by the coding sequence GTGAGCAGCTTCCGGACGCTTCTGTGCGCCGCCTCGTGCGGCTTCGCCCTCGCCGCGGCGGGCCCTGCCCGCGCCGCCGACGTCGGCGCCCCGGCGCCCGACTGTGCACTCACTCCCCTGTCGGGTCAGGGCATGCAGCAGCTGCGCGCGCTGCGCGGCGAGGTGGTCTGGGTCGACTTCTGGGCGACCTGGTGCGGGCGCTGTATCGAGTCTTTCTCGTTCCTGGACGCGCTGCAGCGCGAGCTGGGCGACGACGGGCTGCGCGTCGTGGCGGTGAACGTGAACGAGCACGCGGCCGACGCGCGTGACTTCCTCGCCAAGCACCCCGTGAGCTTCAGCCCGCTGTTCGACCCGGGCGGGCGCTGCGCGCGAGAGTTCGCAGTCCAGGGCATGCCCTCGAGCTATCTCGTGGACCGCCACGGAGTGATTCGCGCCGTCTACCTCGGCTTCCGCAGCGGCGAGGGCCCCGAGCTGCGTGCCCGCGCACGAGAGCTGCTCGCCGAGAGCTCGCGGTGA
- a CDS encoding DUF4266 domain-containing protein: MTRALATLLAALALAGCTEVAPWERERLAKPQMAAEPAPELRALREHVYMSREASLGGSFGEGHGCGCY; encoded by the coding sequence GTGACTCGCGCCCTGGCGACGCTGCTGGCCGCGCTCGCGCTCGCGGGCTGCACCGAGGTCGCGCCCTGGGAGCGCGAGCGCCTGGCCAAGCCCCAGATGGCCGCGGAGCCCGCGCCCGAGCTGCGCGCGCTGCGCGAGCACGTCTACATGAGCCGCGAGGCGTCGCTCGGCGGGTCGTTCGGCGAGGGGCATGGCT